From a region of the Brachionichthys hirsutus isolate HB-005 chromosome 9, CSIRO-AGI_Bhir_v1, whole genome shotgun sequence genome:
- the LOC137899444 gene encoding rab GTPase-activating protein 1-like → MDDGSSLGKVGGSTESVATVTSEEFVLVQTSAAGSPQGSGGKPRLKMSWNGSEQLEKAMEEMLDDDDDDDDDDDDDEVKVEKSSVEKMEKHSNPVIRVLEPRVSRILHSFSTAFRRSSRPADVRDTTLPSPPDGDLYTFTVTLEIKEDDGKGNFR, encoded by the exons ATGGATGACGGCTCCTCGCTCGGAAAAGTCGGCGGCTCTACGGAGTCGGTGGCCACCGTCACCAGTGAGGAGTTTGTTCTGGTGCAGACGAGTGCTGCCGGATCACCTCAAGGTTCTGGGGGCAAGCCAAGACTCAAG ATGTCTTGGAATGGGAGTGAGCAGCTGGAGAAAGCTATGGAGGAAatgttggatgatgatgatgatgatgatgatgatgatgatgatgatgaggttaAGGTGGAGAAGAGTAGCGTGGAAAAGATGGAGAAGCACAGCAACCCGGTGATCAGAGTCCTGGAGCCCCGA GTCAGTCGGATCTTGCACAGTTTCTCCACGGCCTTTCGTCGTTCCTCACGGCCAGCCGACGTCAGGGACACGACGCTGCCCAGCCCGCCCGACGGTGACCTGTACACCTTCACGGTCACGCTAGAAATCAAAGAAGACGATGGCAAGGGAAACTTTAGGTAG